Part of the uncultured Desulfobacter sp. genome, TTATCCGTGGACATGACGGTGGCGATCACCTGGGTTTCAAAATTATATCCATCTTCGAACAAAGGACGAATGGGCCGGTCAATAAGCCGGGCATTCAAGGTCTCATGCTCCGAAGGTCTGCCGATTTCCCGTCTGAAATAGTTCCCCGGAATTCTGCCGGCCGCATAAATTTTTTCCTGGTATTCAACGGACAAGGGCAGAAAGCTGATCTCCTCTTTGGGGTCCTTGGCGGCCACTGCCGTTACAAGCACAACGGTTTCACCATACTGTACCATCACGGACCCGGAGGCCTGTTTGGCAATTTTTCCCGTACTGATAATTAATTCTTTGCCGCCGATATCGGCTGAAACAACTTTTTCCATAATTTCTCCTAATAAACTTAAAATAGATCGGGCGGCATAAGGTAGGAAAAGGGCTTACATATAATAAACCCGCATGTTTACCATCAAACACGTCATTGCCTGCCAAGGTTGGTTTGATAGCAAAGATGCGAACTTATATAAAAGCCGTTCCCGTCTTGTACCGCCCTGCTGAAAATAAAAACCGGTTTTTGACCCAAAGCGCATCAAAAACCGGTTTAGGAAGATCATCTTATCTTCTGAGTCCGAGCTTCTCAATCAATGAACGATATCTGTTAATATCTTTTTTCTTGAGATAGTCCAGAAGGCTTCTGCGCCGGCCGACCAGGATCAAAAGCCCACGTCTTGAATGGTGGTCTTTTTTATGGGTCTTTAAATGGTCGGTCAGGTAACTGATTCTGTGGGTTAAAATGGCCACCTGAACTTCAGGTGAACCGGTGTCGGACTCATGGAGCTTGAATTTTTCAATCATCTCCTCTTTGTTTTCTGCAAGTAGTACCACTGTAACACTCCTTTATTTGGAATACATTAAAATTTCGATGTCATGCAGATGCAAGCCGTTCACGCGAATTGTCTTTTATCCAATATTCCATTCAGAAAAAAACAAATGAACAGCCCGGACATCGAAAAGGTAGCCTGGTATTTTTACCAGCTAACCGTTAAAAACGCAACAATATTTATATGTTTCCCCGGATTTATCCGGCTTTACGATGGCCAGCAGATTATCCTCGGGATCCACCACCCGGACATCCGAAACCGCGTTTTGGGGTTCACCATTATCACCGGCAGAACCCAGGGCTTCGGGTACGGGAATGTCTTGAACATACAGGGGTTGACCATGCTTGACTTTACCGGCGGTTTGACTGTCGGCAATGATGGACGGCAAGAACGCCAGACACCGGGACATGGATATGAACCGGGCCGCTATGTCCAAAGGCGACATCTTTTCAAGGCTGTCAAGGCCCACAGCATCTTCCATGTTAAACCGGCCAGACCGGGTCCGATGCAATGCGGACAAATGGGCGCCGCACCCCAGCGCTGCCCCGATATCATGGGCAAGACTGCGAATATAGGTGCCTCCCGAACATGTCACGGGCATATCAAACACCGGGTGGCCGTTCGTTTCCGTGCGAAAACCTTCCATGGCAATGGCCATGATCTCAATGGGCCTGGGCGGTTTTTGGATCATCTCTCCCTGGCGGGCCAGCTTATACAGGGGCTGGCCGTTGTGCTTCAGGGCGGAATAAGCCGGCGCCACCTGCTCCTGGGACCCCAAAAATCCTGAGACCACATCGTTGACTTGATTGGCTTCAAGGGCGGCAAGCTGCTCAACAGGTGCCGTGTGTGTAACCGTACCGGTACAGTCATAGGTATCGGTTTCAATGCCAAGGGTAACCTGGGCATGGTAGCCCTTAACGCCTTTTAAAAAATACTTTGAAATCCGGGTAGCCTGGCCCACGGCAATGGGCAGCACCCCTGTGGCAAAGGGGTCCAGGGTACCTGTATGCCCGATTTTTTTTACCTTGAGCAGATGCTTGAGCCGACCGACCACCCTTGCCGAAGAGAGACCTTCGGGTTTATCAACAACAAGAATGCCGCTTTTCATTCAACAGAATCACCGGAAGGCCCATCCGGAACATCTCCCTCCGGGTCCCGGTCTTCACCCTTGGGTGCGGCATCAATCAAGGCATCCAGACGGGCCGCCTCATCAAAGGAATCATCATGGATGAAACGCAATTCGGGCATTAGTCTCAGGCCCAGTTTCGGGGCAATGTTTTTTTTGATAAACCCCTTTGATTTCTGGAAGCCTTCCATGGCCTCGCGGACTCTTTTTTTCCCCCCGAACACGGTGACATAGACATAGGCCAGGGTCAGATCCGGAGACATTCTTACACCGGAAATCGTTGCCATCTCCATCCTGGGGTCCTGCATCTTTTTGGACAAAAGCTCTGTTATGGCCTGCTGGATCTTTATGGAGACCCGCTCGGCGCGTGCATAGGGTTTCATAAATTTATCCTGCTATCCCTGGTATTTAACTTCTTCAACTTCATAGCACTCAATGGCATCACCCACCTTGATATCATTGTACTTTTCAAGGCCGATACCACATTCATATCCCTGCTCAACTTCCTTGACATCATCTTTGAACCTGCGCAAGGAGGATAGCTCCGTATCACATTTGATAATACCGTCACGCAGCAGGCGCACCTTTTTGCCGCGTACCACTTTGCCTTCGGTGATAGCGCATCCGGCAATGGTACCGATTTTGGGCACCACAAAGGTATCGCGAACCTCTGCCCGACCGATAATATTTTCCTGGAAGGTGGAGGGCATCATGCCGTCAAGGGCAGCCTTGATATCATTGATCACATCATAAATGATGTCGTAGAACCGCATATCCACGTTTTCATCTTTGGCCAGTTTGCGGATCTGGGGTGCGGGCCGAACGTTAAATCCGATGATGATGGCATCGGAAACGGCGGCCAGGGAAACGTCAGATTCATTGATAGTACCCACAGCAGAATGAACGATCTTAACCTCAACTTCTTCCTTGGCAAGCTCCTTGAGGGAATCATTAAGCGCTTCAATGGAGCCCTGAACGTCTGCCTTAACAATGAGCTTGAGTTCCTGAATTTCTTCACTACCAAGATTTTCAAACATTTTCTGGAGATTGGCCCGACTCTTCTTGGCCAGTTCCTTAGCCCGCTGCTTCTGCATACGATGGGCCGCAATCTGCTTGGCGTCCTTGTCTGAGGAGACAGCTACAAACTCGTCACCCGCATCAGGTACGCCGGCCAAACCAACAATTTCCACAGGCGTCGAAGGTCCCGCCGATTCCACCCTATTTCCGGAATCAT contains:
- the rbfA gene encoding 30S ribosome-binding factor RbfA, with protein sequence MKPYARAERVSIKIQQAITELLSKKMQDPRMEMATISGVRMSPDLTLAYVYVTVFGGKKRVREAMEGFQKSKGFIKKNIAPKLGLRLMPELRFIHDDSFDEAARLDALIDAAPKGEDRDPEGDVPDGPSGDSVE
- the rpsO gene encoding 30S ribosomal protein S15, translated to MVLLAENKEEMIEKFKLHESDTGSPEVQVAILTHRISYLTDHLKTHKKDHHSRRGLLILVGRRRSLLDYLKKKDINRYRSLIEKLGLRR
- the truB gene encoding tRNA pseudouridine(55) synthase TruB; this translates as MKSGILVVDKPEGLSSARVVGRLKHLLKVKKIGHTGTLDPFATGVLPIAVGQATRISKYFLKGVKGYHAQVTLGIETDTYDCTGTVTHTAPVEQLAALEANQVNDVVSGFLGSQEQVAPAYSALKHNGQPLYKLARQGEMIQKPPRPIEIMAIAMEGFRTETNGHPVFDMPVTCSGGTYIRSLAHDIGAALGCGAHLSALHRTRSGRFNMEDAVGLDSLEKMSPLDIAARFISMSRCLAFLPSIIADSQTAGKVKHGQPLYVQDIPVPEALGSAGDNGEPQNAVSDVRVVDPEDNLLAIVKPDKSGETYKYCCVFNG